From a region of the Syntrophorhabdus sp. genome:
- a CDS encoding prepilin-type N-terminal cleavage/methylation domain-containing protein — protein sequence MMIWSENKGFTIIELVTVIVVLSILGIFTFSFMDNAIRTYRLVKEQSPLYADGACIMERITRELSDATVISTTDVPQYPSWSSVLKFNTPAHPYRSAKEVTFKQSGRDLVRNENSGEFILVGSNINIPADATDYGFRVTRNPPTGTGQETITVELKLTSLSDPSIPPFVLRTTVIPNNYDSSYGETGRSFGGNYYETIQ from the coding sequence ATGATGATCTGGAGTGAAAACAAAGGCTTTACCATTATAGAACTCGTTACGGTGATAGTCGTGCTCTCTATTCTCGGCATATTCACTTTCTCTTTCATGGACAATGCCATAAGAACTTACAGGCTCGTCAAGGAACAAAGCCCCCTCTACGCGGACGGCGCCTGTATTATGGAGCGGATCACCCGGGAGTTGAGTGATGCGACTGTCATTAGCACAACAGACGTCCCGCAGTATCCATCATGGTCGAGTGTATTGAAGTTCAACACACCAGCGCATCCTTACCGCTCCGCCAAAGAAGTAACTTTTAAACAGAGTGGCAGAGATTTGGTTAGGAACGAAAACTCGGGTGAGTTTATTCTTGTTGGTAGCAACATAAATATACCAGCAGACGCAACCGACTACGGGTTTAGAGTAACAAGGAATCCCCCTACTGGCACCGGCCAGGAAACCATCACGGTTGAACTCAAACTAACCAGTCTTAGCGATCCCTCCATCCCTCCTTTTGTGCTGAGAACAACGGTTATTCCGAACAACTACGACAGCAGCTACGGTGAAACTGGCAGGTCATTTGGCGGCAACTATTATGAAACGATTCAATAA